DNA sequence from the Salmo trutta chromosome 28, fSalTru1.1, whole genome shotgun sequence genome:
TTACTGTCATAATCATGTAGTTAGCCAACACCATCTACTTGTCAAACCTTTCTGTCTGTAGTCCTTCCTGTTTCTGCCTctcacttcctgtctctctgttccctgaTAGGGCGAGCGTGGTTTCCCTGGTGAGAGGGGCGGTGCAGGAACTCAGGGTCTGCAGGGACCTCGTGGACTTCCTGGAACTCCCGGAACCGATGGACCCAAGGTTAGGAGCCCCTCCCCTCAGCCAACCGCGTCTTCAATAAGAGTTTCCGTTGCTATTCGATACGGAGTCCTGAGCTCCTATAGTCTGGCAATCACAGTGCCACTACTGAAGAGAGAAACATCAGAAACAGTGTGATCGGCCATCTTCTAACTCCACGTTCCTCCTCTCTGACAGGGAGCCATTGGGCCAACTGGTGGTGCTGGATCTCAGGGACCCCCCGGCCTGCAGGGTAtgccaggagagagaggagctggcgGTATCCTCGGAGCCAAAGGTGACAGAGTGAGTAACAACTGTCAAAAATATCGAATCACTGTTGGAGAAAATTCGACGGCGGATTGCAAGGTTATATCATGATACATGTCATGGTTTTCTGGGTTTTGCAGGGTGACAATGGCGAGAAAGGACCTGAGGGCGCTCCTGGAAAGGACGGTTCTAGAGTGAGTACCGCCGAAGCAGAGAAAATAGCCACACTCTTCTGTGGCAACTCTGAACCAAAGGCCCGTGGAAATACAATGACCCAATGACCGAGGTTGATAataactccatctctctcctttccatctttcttctctcctcccactcAGGGTTTGTCTGGTCCCATTGGTCCTCCTGGCCCAGCTGGTCCCAACGGCGTGAAGGTAAGAATTACCATACTGATCAAACACACCTGTTATTATGTGTACGGTCTAATATTCATTTGACAGATGGTTGTAAGGTAGTAGTGCTGGTAAACATGTGTACTGTATGGGtttctcactcttctctctccttccttctcaggGTGAGGGTGGACCTTCTGGCCCAACTGGTGCTGCTGGTGCCCGTGGTGCTCCTGTAAGTCGGGTCTCTCCACCTCCAGTGTCATATCGTCCTTTTTTAGATTTGTATTGAATCAGCCACGTTGTCGACATGCTCAGGTTTGAAATGTACAACGTGCAAACTCACTCCCCTCCAATACAGAGAGCAGGAAGAAACTAGAGAGGAAGCAGACCCTGTCATGAGCTCTACAGATCAAAATATAAGATCACTTACTCAAAGTCACCAGATATTTTGATGTCAATATATTGTTCATTTTGATTCCAAGACCACTCACTTCCCAAGTTGCCCGGCAACAGTTATAAATAATAAAGGAAATTCCAAGTGCACTAAATCCAAGTACACTAAATCCCTCAGAATATATTTCATTCCAAAAGGTTTGATCTCTGATGAGTACAGGCTCCTCCACATCCACCTGCAGCATGACGGACAGGGCCACATACATCTGCACCTGTTTTgagtccatctctctcttcctgtaggGTGACCGTGGTGAGGGTGGTCCTCCTGGGCCTGCTGGCTTCGCTGGGCCTCCTGTGAGTAGAACCACAGCAATCACATAAGTTTCAATGAAAACATTCCTATCATCCATATAAAATGTTGGATCTTTTTTGACCTGTATCTTCCATCCACCAAACTCCAGGGTGCAGATGGTCAGCCTGGAGCCAAGGGAGAGTTTGGCGAGGCTGGACAGAAGGGAGATGGTGGTGCCCCTGGACCTCAGGGACCCTCTGGGGCCCCTGGACCTGTGGTAGGTACCCATCAAAATGCACTTTGAGATACCAAAAACCTGTATGTCCCTGAGACAGATGTCTTATGACCTAAGACATTACCATTCGGAGAAAAAGAAATTGAGTATTTGAGAACACAATTGATGCACTTCTTATttcattgttcttgtttctttgtcTAATTGTGTttattgttgctttttgttcCAGGGTCCCACTGGTGTTTCTGGATCTAAAGGAGCCCGTGGTGCCCAGGGTGGCGCTGTAAGTCAACAGTTCCAATGATAAGAGATTATTACCCAATAGCAAGTGAAAACATCACATGCTATGTTCTGTAATGGCTTTCACTGAAATATGGTCTTGACGCTTTCTTGTTGGTAGGGTGCTACTGGTTTCCCTGGTGCTGCTGGAAGAGTTGGATCTCCCGGTCCCAACGTGAGTATCACATCCTCACAAGTATTCCATAGACAACAGAAAGTCACCTTTTCATTCAGATTacctgtgtatatgtgtgtggttgaaaaacaatgctgcatctctctgttccctctctcagGGTAACCCTGGCGCTGCTGGCCCCGCTGGTCCTGCTGGTAAAGACGGTCCTAAGGGAGTTCGCGGTGACGCTGGCACCCCAGGAAGACAGGGAGACGCCGGGCTGCGTGGAGTTGCCGGAGCCCCTGGCGAGAAGGGAGATGCTGGAGAAGATGGTCCCCCTGTGAGTCTTCCTCATCCACTCTTACATTAGCTAAATGATATCTCATGGAGATAATGCCACCCAGCctcttaaagtaactgtccagtgtttccagatttctatgaaatcgGACCTTTAATTAGTTACAATGAGTGGAATACTTTCCTTCCAAACACTTTttattaagtatgttaaaaagcagcttttcttggaatggtgtgggcgtataccggtcataaaaaaatattcatgcgagtagaccactgattggccagctcagccAATGAGTCAttctctatgaggaaatagcaagcattttttaaatggtctgtttacgatacaagtttgaggtggggttttGGAAGTGtcttttctccaatttatgctttgtcCACAAATACGAGTCCGCAACATTATTTGAGTATGAGTTAACCGAATAtaaacttttaaaagtgagattttcactgaaCAGTTACTTTAAGCTTCATGGACGTACCTGGTAGGCCTAGTAACACCAACTCAGCCACCTTGATAGTCTATCACTTCATTTAAAATGTGCCTGATTTTCTGGAACTGGAGTTATGAACTCGATGAGCTGGAGCTGTAAAAGTCAATGTAGTAAACTTTGACCTAATTGTCTCCTCCATTTCTAGGGTCCTGATGGTCCTTCAGGTCCCCATGGTCTGGCTGGGTCTCGTGGTATTGTTGGTCTGCCTGGGCAGCGTGGAGAGAGGGGCTTCCCAGGCCTTCCTGGACCTTCTGTGAGTATCTCACCCCTGATAGTGACACACTTGGATTAGGCTATGATTAGtgagtaaaaaaaaattgtcactgtATTTTCTGAATCATGAAGAGAGCTGAACTTTGAAAGCCAGGTCAGTGTTATAGAACCATTGCCCTTACTGGTCCAGTTCTAAGTTAAGGTCTCTTTATAAGATGAAATACCTAGGTATATTGATAGAAAATATGAATGACAATTGGCCTAAGAACTTTTTAAGTCCAGGCTCATATAACTCCCACTAGTCATGCACCATTGAGCGGTAACTAAACAACATATTTAGCCTAATATCATATATGGGACGCCTGGAGGGATTGCCTGTGTAATATCACAGAGTCCTGATATCCACATACATTCAATAGTGACAGATCTATACCCAGACTTCTTTCTCCTTAAAACGCTCACAAAGAAGTCGATCACTCAGTGATCAATTGGCTGTAACTGAGATGCATTCAGAACTAAGTGTTCATCATACTACTTCACATTGGGGTTTTGATGCTTTTCTTACCACCTAGGGGCTTTTAGACAGTTGCTGGTGTCCTGCTTACCATGCGGATCAATAATGAAGTCCATGAGTCCATTGACTAGTCAGTCACATGTTAGATCGTTGCAGTTATAGACATTAGATATATAATTGGACTGTGGTGACATCTTACACTTAACTCCTTGATGGTGAGTCTGATGTCCACGTTCTGTCTCCCAGGGAGAGCCCGGTAAGCAGGGAGCTTCTGGTGCTGGTGGTGACCGTGGACCGCCTGGCCCTGTGGGACCCCCTGGACTGTCTGGACCTGCAGGAGAGCCCGGAAGAGAGGTCAGAACTAAACCACAACAGCAAAGGCCACAacgacaacaaccacaacaaataTAGGCCACTGAGGCTGCACACAGCAATTACAGAGGTATAGGCCATATACACTATAGTGCCACCTGCTGGCCAATATAATTACACCTCTGGATTGAGCCACTGCAAGAACCATAGCAACGAGAGCAGCAGCATAAACAAGAACAACATTAACATAAATATCAATAATCACCACACAACAACAGCAACCTCCAAAAACAAGAACTTCCCTCCCCCACACAGTCACAATAACCACAAAGCAGAATTGTAAACAATGACCACAGCACCAACAACCACAACCAACAACGACACCAGCAACAGAAGACGTGAGCACAACTACCATAGCCAATCACAACCATCTGCATTTCTACAGCACCATTAACCCATGGATCCCAAACATTGTGTTGCTTTGGCAACTTCTTCATGACTGGAAGCAATACATTTCAATGAATGATTaaatctctgtctctaccttacAGGGCAATGCTGGATCTGATGGACCCCCTGGTAGAGATGGATCCACTGGAGTCAAGGTGAGACACCTGCATTATACACCAATCAAACCAATCAGTCCAAACCAATCAATCCAATTGATGGATAAGATATCATATGCGCTTTGATGTCCTTATATCCTATGATCTTCTCTCCACCTGTAGGGTGAGCGTGGTAACACTGGCCCTGCTGGTGCTCCTGGTGCCCCAGGTGCTCCCGGTGCCCCCGGCCCTGTCGGCCCCCTGGGcaagcagggagacagaggagagggagtgagTACCCATACAAAACTAGACGCAATATGAATGAGATACATGTCGGTGTTATGTAATTCATACTAGTTTGGTTGTTGTTAGCCTGTCTAATGGAAGAACCTCACTCTTGTTTTTAGGGTGCTCAAGGACCTGCCGGACCCGCTGGACCAGCTGGCGCTAGAGGAATGGCTGTGAGTTTCAACATCCCTcattttgaaacacacacacaccattctctAGTAAACTATACCTACAGTAGCTGCATTGGCACAccatttttttttgctgagttgattGACACTCTCTGCCTCTCTAAATCAGGGACCCCAAGGACCCCGTGGAGACAAGGGAGAGGCTGgcgagacaggagagaggggacagaaggGACACCGTGGCTTCACTGGTCTGCAGGGTCTTCCAGGACCTCCCGTAAGTCACCCAAGTCCTCTGGCCACACTGGACCTTTTAGCCATTATACTTCTCCATCTTTATGGAACTGTATTCACGACACTTCTGCACGTGGAATAAGTTCTGTTCCCTGACTTCCAGTCGTCTTTGTCTAAACTAACAGGGCTCCGCTGGAGACCAGGGAGCTGCTGGACCTGCCGGACCTAGTGGCGCTAAAGTGAGTCCAGACGAGAGAGGACAGAACACTTATCTAATCCCTCCAGACTTATGATAAGACAAATGAATTACCCCTATACAGTAGTTATCCCTTGATATGATAATGGGGGTCAAAGACTAGTTTTTTTGTATAATCCTCCAACACCGTGATAAGACAGAGGATGAGAATGGCCACTGTGTTTTAATTAGTCTGTCCTTGATAACAGGGAAGGCTAATGCTTTTGTGATGACCACATGTTGTGGTAGAGAGGAAGACAAGACAGGAGAGGCTACTACTTAAAACATGTACCCATAAAGATTAATTACATGATAAAGAAGAGGAAAGAGATGTGAATAATTATCACCCATAGAGAGATACACTaaatatacaaaggtatgtggacaccccttcaaattagtggatttggctatttcagccacacccgttgatgATAGTTGTATAAAATTGAGCGCACAGTCatccaatctccatagacaaacattgccattagaatggtcttactgaagagctcagggattttcaacgtggcaccgttataggaggccacctttccaacaagtcagttcatcaaatgtctgccctgctagagctgcctggtcaactgtaagtgctgttattgtgaagtggaaacgtctaggagcaacaacggcaaagcggtaggccacacaagctcacagaacgggaccgccgagtgctgaagcgcgtagcacatAATAATCGTCTGTTtctcggttacaacactcactaccgagttccaaactgcctctggaagcaacgtcagcacaatagctgtttgtcgagagcttcatgaaatgggtttccatggccgagcagcctttcctgtttcaggaatgtcaatgcccccgtgcacaaagcgaggtccattcagaaatggttagtcaagatcggtgtggaagaacttgactggcctgcacagagccctgacctcaactccatctaacacctttgggatgaattgaaacggaaactgcgaaccaggcctaagTGATAAACATCAGTGCCCCTCCTCACTGaggctcttgtggctaaatggaagcaaatccccacaGCAATTTTCTAACATTTAgaggaaagtcttcccagaagagtggaggctgttatagcagcaaaggggggaccaactccatattaatgcccatgattttggaatgagatgttcgacgagcaggtgtccacatacttttggtcatgtagtgtagctgcTAGGTTTGTAATGTCCGATAAGCAGGTTGTTTTTGAATTAAAGAGTGTACACTGTAGGACAATTGAACATGAACAATGTTACATCCGGTAAAAGTTTCAAACTTACTGTGAATCCAGCCACTCTACAAAGAGACTCCCATTCATACTTGCTATGATAACATCAATGTCTATGAGCTGTGACTGACCCCACTCTATCtatctcctcagggaccccctgGCCCAGTCGGTCCCGCTGGTAAGGATGGATCTAATGGTACCCCTGGACCCCTCGGACCCTCTGGGCCTCGTGGTCGTTCTGGAGAGACTGGTCCTGCTGTGAGTAACGCTTGGCAACCTTTATAACATATAGCAGCAAATATGTTAGTCTTCATGTTGTCCCACCATGTAACAAtcgtctcctcttctccttcaggGTCCTCCTGGTAACCCCGGACCCCCTGGTCCTCCTGGTCCTCCCGGCCCTGGCATCGACATGTCTGCCTTCGCTGGCCTGTCTCAGCCTGAGAAGTCTCCGGATCCCTTGAGGTACATGAGGGCTGATGAGGCATCCAGCTCCCTGAGGCAGCACGACGTAGAGGTGGACTCCACACTCAAGTCCCTCAACTACCAGATCGAGAACCTGCGCAGCCCCGACGGTAGCCAGAAGAACCCCGCCCGCACCTGCAGAGACATCAAACTGTCCCACCCCGAGTGGAAGAGTGGTGAGTGGCGGAATGGtttgaggagagggagaagagagagggaatggaaaGGAAAGAACACAGATGTGTAGAACATGATCAGTCCAAACCATGCTAAGGTTTGAACCATTTGTCCTCTCCTTCTTCCTGTTCACCAGGTGACTACTGGGTGGATCCTAACATTGGCAGCACAGCTGACGCCATCAAAGTCTTCTGCAACATGGAGACTGGCGAGACCTGTGTGTATCCCAGCATAGCCAATGTACCGCACAAGAACTGGTGGACAAGCAAGAGCAAGGACCGCAAACACGTCTGGTTCGGAGAGACCATGAACGGAGGATTCCACGTGAGTCTCTACATGAATAATCATTTCACTGGCACGTTTGAGTGAAATATGGCTACTGCTTTAGTAGGATAACTTCATTTCAAGTAAAGCGCTTCCTCTCAGTGTTTCCTTTTATGAATTACAGACTGAACATATATTTCGGCCTTGCAGATAAGTTATAGACATCACATAAAATCCTACCATCCATAAACCTGTCTGTGACCTCCATGTGTGTTGCTGCCACCTTCCTTACCCCGTGTCTCATTTAAACCCTACGCTCTTCCTCTCTGGCTCCCTCTACAGTTCAGCTACGCTGAGGACGGTACCAACGCCGCCAGTATCCAGCTGACCTTCTTGAGGCTGCTGTCCACGGAAGCGTCTCAGAACCTCACCTACCACTGCAAGGACAGCGTGGCTTACATGGACGCGTCCACTGGCAACCTGAAGAAGGCTCTGCTGCTCCAGGGCTCCAACGACGTGGAGATCAGAGCTGAGGGCAACAGCCGCTTCACTTACAGCGTGGTGGAGGACGGCTGCAAGGTGAGGGGAATAGGCACTGTCAAGTAGGGACAGGGAAAAGATGGACATAGTAAACTAGGACCTATTGGGGAAGGCACAGTCCAGTTAGACAGTCAAATAGAATCTGTCATTGTAGCCTATGGGAATGTACAGTGTTTCAATACATAACCGTTGTCGtcccacagaaacacacaggccaGTGGGGCAAGACTGTCTTCGAGTACAAAACACAGAAGACCTCCCGTCTGCCCATCGTGGACATTGCTCCCATGGACATCGGAGGAGCGGACCAGGAGTTCGGTGTGGACGTGGGCGCAGTCTGCTTCTTGTAAAGTGGGATAAACAAGACGACAAAGAAACTAAAACATGAAAGAAATAACTATGAAACAATACACACTCCAAAACAAAAAAAGACcggaacaaaaaaaataaataattgatacTTTCTCTTACAAAGAAGTGCTCTCCAAGTTGTACTCCCTGGATGTTAGCACTGAAGGACACCAGCAATATCCGTACGTAATTCCAGCATTCCCCAGTCATGTTTCCTGTGGCCCACAGTTGGCGGGAATGAGTTTGAGCCAGAAGGAAAAGGGACCAAGCCAAGGGACGAGTGATGGAGAAACAGAAACATGACTCGATGTCACTTATTTATTGTCTAAACTTTAAAGGGGCATAGATGAGGTACAgtgggactgggggggggggggggcttcacCATAAGAACCGCAAACTCCTCCCACTACAGAACACCTAGAACCTCCCACACCACCTCCCTCTCCGACCTAGCTACAAATACACCATTTTGAATCAATGTAGACCAAAAAATATTTTCAGTAATTACAAGGTGCtcaaaatgtttttttaccaTCAAGACCAGGAGCTAAACTTTAACTGTGTATTAAAAATACTTGGTTCTATTGTTGTAAAAGTCTGTGTTTATAAACAACCAGAtgcttttatatatatttccacattatgtgtgtacatgtgtctATATGCACACCAACACTTTTTGGAAAGTGAGGTTACATTTGGGATATGTTTTTCATTGTCCTTTACCCCTTGATTGCCCATTAGAGGAAAATGTCTTACTCAGTTGACaaacaaccccccaaaaaaatcgaatcaaatttgggaaattaaatcagttttgttttgttgtagtcATCCTGATTGTTTAAAGCTACCTCACGCTGAAAAACAAAGTGAAAACGTTGACCTTAAAAATTTTTTTGCTTTCGGGTGGAACTGAACAGCCATCTTTGCTTTGGGTTGCTGTCTTCAGAAGGTGCTATGAGTTCTAGAATTCAGTCTCTGCCATTGTTCCTCCAAACCCCCACTAgcctcacaccacacacacacaccccaccttggACGACAGGTGCAGCCAATCAAGGCAGGAAACCAAGTGGCTCTGGATATTCTCCTATGGATTCTACGTCCCACAAATAGAATCACGGGACTCCAAGGAAAGCTACCCAAAACAACCAGGGTggcttgtctctgtgtgtgtgagggtgtgtcatttattttgttgttattaatTTTATTATGATCAtgatcatttttttgtttgtttttattttgttacaCTTTTAATTGATGTAAATTGGAAATAAAAAAGGAAAAACCAAGTAACAATGTAGTTGATTTTTAATTGCGTTTCTTTTGAGTAAGTACGGAAATGGCATGGGAGTTGAATGGCTTTTTTTTTGTTAACTGAACCCAGGGTCTGTATACTTTAAGGTTTTTGTTGTAGTTGTATTTCTTGGGAGTTCAGTTaacttttttttatgtttgtgaGTGCATGGTATGTGTGTGAGTATGCgagactgtgtgagtgtgtgttttagctatgAGAGAATCTCATTACACAGGAATGAAAGTACAGTCTGTAATCATTCACCGGTTTCAGGGTCGGCTTCTGTTTGTTTGAATTAATAAGcataaataaagaaaaatgtgCTGAATGGAATTGTGAAGTATTTTGTTTATTAACAGTAATGTCTTACTGATGCATCAACACGTTCACATAGCTGTTTGCCGTTGTGTGCTTTCTCCACAATACCTTTCCATATCTTTCTGCTGAGAAATACAAATTAGACTGAAGACTAAACAGTGACATTCTTATTTAAATGGGAAATGATTCTTATTACAAACCTACATTGAAAATCACAAATATCATCTGTTGACCTACATCTTTTCGAATTATTTACCGAAAGCAAAGCTATACCATTAATTTCAGAGTTTTTTTCTTAAGATTGAAAACATTATTGCCAAGATAAACATAGATTAAGAGAATATACAGTAGACTTAATTACCTTAGACAGGGATCCTCAaatagattcagccgcgggatgATTTTTTCTTGAGCGAAGTCAGGAGGCCAGAACATTATTATAAATCATttttagactgcaaattgaccgcaagaaccCCAAACAGATGCAGTATGACAAGAACggaataatttcaaaccttgattcCATTTGTATTCGATCATATACACTCACTgggcagtttattaggtacaccaccccattcacaaaaatggatcgctcctacagacagtaagTCATGTTGCTTGCAATataaaagcaggcagacaggcatcgggGCATTCAGCTACTGTTCGATTTAATGttaaaatgggcaaaacgagtgacctaaggtGCGTCGGAACCAGTATCTCAGAAGTGGCCACCCTCATGGGCTTTTCACGTATGACTGTGTCGAGGGTTTACTGAGaacggtgcgacaaacaaaaaacatccagtcagcggcagtccagTTGGTGAAAACAGCTTATTGAGgggaggtcgaaggagaatggcaggAATCGcacaagctaacaggcgggctaCACAGAAAAATAATGGCACAGTACAACGGTGTGCAGAAGGCATCTCGGAACACACAACTCATTGATCCTTGTAACGGGAGGCTCTTGCAGGAGACGaacacaccgggttccactcctatcagctaaaaacaagaagcggctccagtgggcacgccatcaccaacactggacaattgaggagtggaaaaacaccacctggaacatgacagcgTGTTCACTTTACTTgagtgtcctggtcagtcccctGGCATTAAttcaatagaaaatctttgggaTGAGATTGAACGGCTGTTCGCCGTATGAATGTAccgccgtccaatctgcagcatcTGCGTGATGTCATCGCGTCAGCACGGACCATCATCCCTGTGGAGCATTTCCGACACCTTATAGAATGCCCCGAAGAAGTCAGGCTGTTCTGGGGCCAAAGGGGAGTCTGACTCGTTACTAGATGGGTGTACTTACACTCACCTGCAAGTTTAATATATCTCTTTCTATTGTGCATGGGAATACTTTTGAACAGATTTGTTTATACAGTCCTTTATGTCCGTTGTCCAAAAACCTTGGTGGGATTATAATTCAGCCAGTTTTTACAAAATAGATAAATAAGATGATTGGGAGTTTGGAGGGTTTAATGGAGATTTTCATTAGACTTACTTAAAGAATCTTcagttgggaaaccctgccttaGAGCATGGATAGTCTTTAAGTAAGACTAATGAAAATCTCCAATAAAAGACACTCTCCAAACTCCCAATCACCTTATTTATCTCTTTTGAAAGAACGGGCTGGCGCTGCCTAGACCTTAACCCCATTCCACCAACCCCCTTGCCATGTCTTGGACTAGGAATTCAAAAAGACACAATCATTCACAATTTGCGTAACACTTTGTGCACGTTTATTTACAAAGCGTTCCAAAAAGAAAAGTATAAATTGTACTGAAATATGGTTTCTGTGTTAGTTTTGAGTGTGTGGTCAGGAGGTGAGTTCTGTGTAGAGAGTCTGGTTGTTGTAGTATGCTGGTCTGCCCTGGGACAGGGGGAGAGATGGGCTGCCTCCTAGGCCAGGCTGGGGATTCCCAGCACTCATAAAGCAGAAAGGCACATGGGTAATCTTCCCATTGGACCAACACTGTGGAGAGAGAATTCACTACAGTCACTAGGATGGGTTAAGTTATGCCTCACTACACCTGTTGCTCTAGTCACTGATGCACTACTGTACAACAACAGCCATGTAAAAGGGGAATTAGTGTGTGGGCCAGGAACCATTTTATGTTGCCCATATTGCCCATTGAAAACCGCTCTAAATTTCAAGTTTATCAGTGAACTCTAGCGTTATTAAGACCGGTTTAAGCAGCACTGTGAGACAACGTCTAAATGACTGGAGGCCCGCGAATGTAAAGAGTAGACTAACCACAGTCAGCTGGGCTCCATGCTGGTAGTTGGGGTTAAACTGCATCAGTCTGGGCTCTGTCCCGGCCTCCCCCTGAACAaaaccactgacacacacacacacacacacagtttttatcactgagacacacacacacacacacacacacaactgattaCCACTGAGATACTTTCCTGGCAATGTAATATACTAGAGCACATACCATGGCAGAAGCTTAAAAGCGGGGCTGATTTGAGTCTTGAACACTGCGATCATGGCAGGGCGGCCCGCTCCAGCATCTCCTGACGGAGCCGATGAGAGGGAGGAAAGTGAGCAGAGGAGAGAAGACGTCAAACCACACAATCTGCTCAACtcggagaaagaggagagagaacaagCCTGACCTTTGACA
Encoded proteins:
- the LOC115166193 gene encoding collagen alpha-1(II) chain isoform X1 produces the protein MFSFVDSRTVLLLVASQVVLISIARCQGEDDQAAGSCIQDAHRYNDKDVWKPEPCRICVCDSGSVLCDEIICEEIRECANPIIQPRECCPICPADASAPTEAVIGAKGQKGEPGEIADVVGPNGPAGPMGPSGEQGPRGEAGAKGDKGNVGPRGRDGEPGTPGNPGPPGPPGPNGPPGLGGNFAAQMAGGFDEKAGGAQMGVMQGPMGPMGPRGPPGPSGAPGPQGFQGNPGETGEPGPAGALGPQGPPGPSGKPGSDGEAGKPGKAGERGPAGPQGARGFPGTPGLPGIKGHRGHPGLDGAKGEGGAAGAKGEGGAPGENGAPGPMGPRGLPGERGRPGPSGSAGARGNDGLPGPAGPPGPVGPAGAPGFPGSPGSKGEAGPTGARGAEGAQGPRGEAGTPGSPGPAGASGNPGTDGIPGAKGSAGASGIAGAPGFPGPRGPPGPQGATGPLGPKGQSGDPGIPGFKGEAGPKGELGPVGPQGGPGPAGEEGKRGARGEPGAAGPLGPPGERGAPGNRGFPGQDGLAGAKGAPGDRGVPGVGGPKGGTGDPGRAGEPGLPGARGLTGRPGDAGPQGKVGPGGSAGEDGRPGPPGPQGARGQPGVMGFPGPKGANGEPGKAGEKGLVGRQGLIGLSGKDGETGAAGPNGPAGPAGERGEQGAAGPSGFQGLPGPAGPPGEGGKPGDAGVPGEAGAAGVTGPRGERGFPGERGGAGTQGLQGPRGLPGTPGTDGPKGAIGPTGGAGSQGPPGLQGMPGERGAGGILGAKGDRGDNGEKGPEGAPGKDGSRGLSGPIGPPGPAGPNGVKGEGGPSGPTGAAGARGAPGDRGEGGPPGPAGFAGPPGADGQPGAKGEFGEAGQKGDGGAPGPQGPSGAPGPVGPTGVSGSKGARGAQGGAGATGFPGAAGRVGSPGPNGNPGAAGPAGPAGKDGPKGVRGDAGTPGRQGDAGLRGVAGAPGEKGDAGEDGPPGPDGPSGPHGLAGSRGIVGLPGQRGERGFPGLPGPSGEPGKQGASGAGGDRGPPGPVGPPGLSGPAGEPGREGNAGSDGPPGRDGSTGVKGERGNTGPAGAPGAPGAPGAPGPVGPLGKQGDRGEGGAQGPAGPAGPAGARGMAGPQGPRGDKGEAGETGERGQKGHRGFTGLQGLPGPPGSAGDQGAAGPAGPSGAKGPPGPVGPAGKDGSNGTPGPLGPSGPRGRSGETGPAGPPGNPGPPGPPGPPGPGIDMSAFAGLSQPEKSPDPLRYMRADEASSSLRQHDVEVDSTLKSLNYQIENLRSPDGSQKNPARTCRDIKLSHPEWKSGDYWVDPNIGSTADAIKVFCNMETGETCVYPSIANVPHKNWWTSKSKDRKHVWFGETMNGGFHFSYAEDGTNAASIQLTFLRLLSTEASQNLTYHCKDSVAYMDASTGNLKKALLLQGSNDVEIRAEGNSRFTYSVVEDGCKKHTGQWGKTVFEYKTQKTSRLPIVDIAPMDIGGADQEFGVDVGAVCFL
- the LOC115166193 gene encoding collagen alpha-1(II) chain isoform X2, translated to MFSFVDSRTVLLLVASQVVLISIARCQGEDDQAVIGAKGQKGEPGEIADVVGPNGPAGPMGPSGEQGPRGEAGAKGDKGNVGPRGRDGEPGTPGNPGPPGPPGPNGPPGLGGNFAAQMAGGFDEKAGGAQMGVMQGPMGPMGPRGPPGPSGAPGPQGFQGNPGETGEPGPAGALGPQGPPGPSGKPGSDGEAGKPGKAGERGPAGPQGARGFPGTPGLPGIKGHRGHPGLDGAKGEGGAAGAKGEGGAPGENGAPGPMGPRGLPGERGRPGPSGSAGARGNDGLPGPAGPPGPVGPAGAPGFPGSPGSKGEAGPTGARGAEGAQGPRGEAGTPGSPGPAGASGNPGTDGIPGAKGSAGASGIAGAPGFPGPRGPPGPQGATGPLGPKGQSGDPGIPGFKGEAGPKGELGPVGPQGGPGPAGEEGKRGARGEPGAAGPLGPPGERGAPGNRGFPGQDGLAGAKGAPGDRGVPGVGGPKGGTGDPGRAGEPGLPGARGLTGRPGDAGPQGKVGPGGSAGEDGRPGPPGPQGARGQPGVMGFPGPKGANGEPGKAGEKGLVGRQGLIGLSGKDGETGAAGPNGPAGPAGERGEQGAAGPSGFQGLPGPAGPPGEGGKPGDAGVPGEAGAAGVTGPRGERGFPGERGGAGTQGLQGPRGLPGTPGTDGPKGAIGPTGGAGSQGPPGLQGMPGERGAGGILGAKGDRGDNGEKGPEGAPGKDGSRGLSGPIGPPGPAGPNGVKGEGGPSGPTGAAGARGAPGDRGEGGPPGPAGFAGPPGADGQPGAKGEFGEAGQKGDGGAPGPQGPSGAPGPVGPTGVSGSKGARGAQGGAGATGFPGAAGRVGSPGPNGNPGAAGPAGPAGKDGPKGVRGDAGTPGRQGDAGLRGVAGAPGEKGDAGEDGPPGPDGPSGPHGLAGSRGIVGLPGQRGERGFPGLPGPSGEPGKQGASGAGGDRGPPGPVGPPGLSGPAGEPGREGNAGSDGPPGRDGSTGVKGERGNTGPAGAPGAPGAPGAPGPVGPLGKQGDRGEGGAQGPAGPAGPAGARGMAGPQGPRGDKGEAGETGERGQKGHRGFTGLQGLPGPPGSAGDQGAAGPAGPSGAKGPPGPVGPAGKDGSNGTPGPLGPSGPRGRSGETGPAGPPGNPGPPGPPGPPGPGIDMSAFAGLSQPEKSPDPLRYMRADEASSSLRQHDVEVDSTLKSLNYQIENLRSPDGSQKNPARTCRDIKLSHPEWKSGDYWVDPNIGSTADAIKVFCNMETGETCVYPSIANVPHKNWWTSKSKDRKHVWFGETMNGGFHFSYAEDGTNAASIQLTFLRLLSTEASQNLTYHCKDSVAYMDASTGNLKKALLLQGSNDVEIRAEGNSRFTYSVVEDGCKKHTGQWGKTVFEYKTQKTSRLPIVDIAPMDIGGADQEFGVDVGAVCFL